From a region of the Nitrospira sp. genome:
- the yajC gene encoding preprotein translocase subunit YajC: protein MAWAEGTGGGGSPASGGAGGILSLIPFLLIFIIFYFLLIRPQQKKQKQQKALLDAVKKGDKVVTTSGIWGTITNLGKETVTLQIADNTKVKMQRENIARVRAEDDDKE, encoded by the coding sequence ATGGCATGGGCTGAGGGAACGGGCGGAGGCGGCTCACCCGCCAGCGGAGGGGCGGGCGGAATTCTATCTCTGATCCCGTTCCTCTTGATCTTTATCATTTTTTATTTTCTTCTGATCCGGCCTCAACAGAAGAAGCAAAAGCAACAGAAGGCGTTGTTGGACGCGGTCAAGAAGGGCGACAAGGTGGTCACCACGTCAGGGATCTGGGGCACCATCACCAACCTGGGAAAAGAGACCGTGACGCTGCAGATTGCCGATAATACCAAGGTCAAAATGCAGCGCGAGAATATTGCGCGAGTGCGCGCAGAGGATGACGACAAAGAATAA
- the tgt gene encoding tRNA guanosine(34) transglycosylase Tgt codes for MMEYQVQQSDRQSKGRIGLLTTSHAEINTPAFMPVGSLGPVKGLEPEDLQSLGFRLILNNAYHLYLRPGHKIVADMGGLHAYTGWPGAVLTDSGGFQVFSLAKLCDVSDEGVTFQSHLDGSTHFITPEKAIEIEEALGADIIMVLDHCVALPAGREIVQESVRRTQLWAERCQVSRRRTDQALFGIVQGGLEADLRVASARELVRLGFDGYAIGGLSVGESKPDMQAMLDVTVPELPERKPRYLMGVGHPEDLLEGVARGIDLFDCVAPSRHGRTGSLFTTTGRVVIKQAQYAEDERPIDSDCMCPVCRRYSRAYLHHLFMVKEMLGARLNTIHNLWYYSDLMRRIREALEEGTFQEFREAFYRHHNRQTMMVGLAESQESCRQSHGNGHT; via the coding sequence ATGATGGAGTACCAAGTCCAACAATCCGACCGGCAGTCAAAAGGCCGCATCGGCCTGCTTACGACCAGCCATGCAGAGATCAACACACCGGCCTTCATGCCGGTAGGCTCGTTGGGCCCAGTCAAGGGGCTTGAACCGGAGGACCTCCAGAGCCTAGGGTTTCGACTCATCCTCAACAATGCCTATCACCTATACCTGCGCCCTGGTCATAAAATTGTGGCTGACATGGGCGGGCTTCATGCCTACACCGGATGGCCGGGAGCGGTCCTCACCGACAGCGGTGGGTTTCAGGTTTTCAGTCTAGCGAAATTGTGTGACGTCAGTGACGAGGGTGTCACGTTTCAATCACACCTCGACGGCTCGACACATTTCATTACGCCGGAAAAGGCGATAGAAATCGAAGAGGCGTTGGGAGCCGATATCATCATGGTGCTGGATCACTGTGTGGCGTTACCTGCCGGTCGAGAGATCGTCCAGGAAAGTGTGCGTCGGACTCAGCTCTGGGCTGAGCGATGTCAGGTCAGCAGGCGACGAACGGATCAAGCCTTGTTCGGCATCGTACAGGGTGGACTGGAAGCGGACTTGCGAGTAGCTTCGGCGAGGGAGTTAGTCAGATTGGGGTTCGACGGCTATGCGATCGGCGGCTTGTCGGTCGGAGAAAGTAAGCCGGACATGCAGGCGATGCTCGATGTGACGGTGCCGGAGTTGCCGGAGAGAAAGCCCCGGTATCTCATGGGGGTTGGACATCCGGAAGATCTGCTTGAAGGGGTGGCTCGCGGGATCGATCTCTTCGATTGCGTTGCTCCCTCGCGTCATGGCAGAACAGGCTCGCTGTTTACAACGACAGGCCGGGTCGTCATCAAGCAAGCTCAATATGCTGAGGATGAACGACCGATCGATTCTGATTGCATGTGCCCGGTATGCCGCCGATACTCACGAGCCTATTTGCACCACTTGTTTATGGTCAAAGAAATGCTGGGAGCACGGCTGAATACGATTCATAACTTATGGTATTACTCCGACTTGATGCGCCGCATACGAGAAGCCTTGGAAGAGGGAACGTTCCAGGAGTTTCGGGAAGCATTTTATCGCCACCACAACCGACAGACAATGATGGTCGGTTTAGCAGAGAGTCAAGAATCGTGCAGACAATCGCATGGAAACGGTCATACATAG
- the argS gene encoding arginine--tRNA ligase, with translation MSQGLVQERVTTALLEALNGARLKGQLKTETWPSLTLDAPKRSEWGDLASTVAMSLASSEHKAPHDIAQIILENLPQREQMFDRVEIVRPGFLNLTVKPALWQEVLSEIEVKGARYGRAAVGAGRRVLVEYVSANPTGPLHVGHGRGAAVGQAVVRLLNAIGYDAVGEYYINDAGRQMKLLGASVYARYQELSGRTVEFPKDGYHGSYITAVAQQLKEQLDRIAGGLTPTDLEARCLSLAYQKLLGLIREDLLLFGIEIQSWFSEASLLKSNAIERAMDELKARELLFEQEGAWWFRASRYGDEKDRVVKKQDGEYTYLASDIAYHHDKLRRGYELLIDVFGADHHGYIPRMQAVMQAYGHPKDRLHVVLVQLVKLLRDGVEVKMSKRTGEFITMREVIEEVGADAAKFYFLMRDSKTHLEFDLELAKQRSADNPVYYVQYAHARICSLWRVASERRVTRPSALETDLTVLTDPDELGLIKKLSAYPEIIQASALAFEPHRVTYYLQQLAALLHTFYNKHRVLPPGTDQEHCESASAEILTPKRTAARLVLMGAVQQVLRNGLDVLGISAPEHM, from the coding sequence GTGTCTCAAGGACTCGTGCAAGAGAGAGTAACGACGGCCCTACTTGAAGCCCTCAACGGCGCGAGGCTAAAAGGGCAGTTGAAGACGGAGACTTGGCCATCACTTACTCTTGACGCGCCCAAACGGTCGGAGTGGGGGGACCTCGCTTCCACGGTGGCGATGTCTTTGGCTTCCTCTGAGCACAAGGCACCTCATGACATCGCTCAAATCATTCTAGAAAACCTCCCTCAGAGAGAGCAGATGTTTGATCGTGTTGAGATCGTCCGTCCCGGTTTTTTGAATCTTACGGTAAAACCAGCTCTCTGGCAGGAGGTTCTCAGTGAGATCGAGGTAAAAGGGGCCCGCTATGGTCGGGCGGCTGTCGGAGCCGGTCGTCGAGTGCTGGTTGAGTATGTCAGCGCAAATCCGACTGGTCCATTGCATGTGGGCCATGGCAGGGGAGCAGCGGTGGGACAGGCTGTTGTCCGGTTGCTGAATGCGATCGGATACGATGCTGTAGGCGAGTACTATATCAACGACGCAGGACGACAGATGAAATTGTTGGGCGCGTCGGTTTACGCTCGTTACCAAGAATTGTCGGGGCGGACCGTCGAATTTCCTAAGGATGGCTATCATGGTTCGTACATCACGGCTGTGGCACAACAGCTCAAGGAGCAACTCGACCGTATAGCCGGTGGACTGACCCCTACCGACCTTGAGGCTCGCTGCCTCTCACTTGCCTATCAGAAATTGTTGGGGCTGATCCGCGAGGATCTGCTGTTATTTGGTATCGAGATCCAATCCTGGTTCAGTGAAGCTTCGCTTCTGAAGTCGAACGCCATTGAGCGGGCCATGGATGAATTGAAAGCCAGGGAACTTCTGTTCGAACAGGAAGGAGCCTGGTGGTTTCGGGCGTCGAGGTACGGTGATGAAAAAGACCGCGTCGTCAAGAAGCAGGACGGTGAGTACACATATTTAGCGTCCGATATCGCCTATCACCACGACAAGCTCCGGCGCGGTTACGAGCTGCTGATCGACGTCTTTGGTGCCGACCACCATGGGTATATCCCGCGCATGCAAGCCGTCATGCAGGCCTATGGACATCCCAAAGATCGATTACATGTTGTGTTGGTCCAGCTGGTGAAGCTGCTGCGGGATGGAGTCGAAGTGAAGATGTCCAAGCGGACCGGGGAATTCATTACGATGCGGGAAGTCATCGAGGAGGTCGGAGCCGACGCCGCGAAGTTCTATTTCTTGATGCGGGATTCCAAGACTCATCTGGAGTTCGATTTGGAGTTGGCGAAGCAACGATCCGCCGATAACCCGGTGTACTACGTTCAATACGCTCACGCGAGAATTTGCAGCCTCTGGCGTGTGGCCTCCGAAAGGAGAGTGACCCGTCCGTCCGCATTGGAGACGGACCTGACTGTTTTAACTGACCCCGATGAACTGGGACTGATCAAAAAGCTTTCCGCCTATCCTGAAATTATCCAAGCCAGCGCGCTGGCCTTTGAGCCCCACCGTGTGACGTATTACCTTCAGCAATTGGCAGCGCTCCTCCATACGTTCTATAACAAACACCGTGTGTTGCCTCCCGGAACCGATCAAGAGCATTGTGAGTCAGCTTCCGCCGAGATCCTCACACCTAAGCGGACTGCCGCGCGACTGGTCCTGATGGGAGCGGTCCAGCAAGTCCTCAGAAACGGGCTTGACGTGCTCGGTATCTCCGCGCCTGAGCACATGTAA
- a CDS encoding glycosyltransferase family 9 protein, protein MKRTILIIHPGALGDVLLAVPAIRSLSVRFPQHETVLIASAAVSRLLLDCGVIDDWDSLEGQSCLGLFSETLSISGELQSRVNRCDLAVAWTEDRDGTLHALFREAGVGLVQIQSPFSPALRARHQSHRFLEMLGKTAGDVSPGGTMRVGPHLSEWGRDFLETLGISHDQSLVLVHPGSGSVHKCLEPRRMSLLIEQLWRRGMCPLILEGPADRDVVGHVLQFVSKPPLVLRNLDLSQLAGVLAQVTLYIGHDSGVTHLSALLGVSTIALFGPTDPQRWAPRGSHVTILRGSPCHCELWETVRKCVEKPCLQVPIEEILVASGFGSSVSSANPRNSM, encoded by the coding sequence GTGAAACGCACCATCCTGATCATTCATCCCGGCGCACTCGGAGATGTCCTGCTGGCTGTCCCAGCGATAAGGAGCCTGAGTGTGAGGTTTCCCCAACATGAGACCGTGCTCATCGCGTCTGCAGCCGTGAGCCGACTACTGCTGGACTGTGGGGTGATTGATGATTGGGATTCGTTGGAAGGGCAATCATGTCTGGGCTTGTTTTCGGAAACTTTATCCATCTCCGGAGAATTGCAATCAAGAGTGAACCGGTGTGATCTGGCTGTGGCTTGGACGGAGGACCGAGATGGCACCCTTCATGCTCTGTTTCGGGAAGCGGGGGTAGGGCTGGTTCAGATTCAGTCGCCATTTTCCCCTGCATTACGGGCGAGGCATCAGAGCCACCGCTTTCTGGAGATGCTGGGTAAAACGGCCGGAGATGTTTCACCAGGGGGAACGATGCGGGTTGGCCCGCATCTCTCGGAGTGGGGGAGAGACTTTCTTGAGACCTTGGGGATCTCTCACGATCAATCGTTGGTACTTGTGCATCCGGGCAGCGGAAGCGTTCACAAGTGTCTTGAACCCAGAAGGATGTCCTTGCTGATCGAACAGCTATGGCGAAGGGGGATGTGTCCCCTGATTTTGGAGGGACCGGCGGATCGGGATGTCGTGGGTCATGTGCTGCAGTTCGTGAGTAAGCCACCCCTCGTTCTTAGAAACCTTGATCTTTCTCAGCTTGCCGGGGTGCTTGCGCAGGTAACGTTATATATCGGCCATGATTCGGGTGTGACTCATTTGTCTGCTTTGTTGGGTGTATCGACCATTGCGTTATTCGGTCCTACAGATCCACAACGGTGGGCCCCACGTGGTAGCCATGTGACGATCCTGCGTGGGTCGCCCTGTCACTGTGAGTTGTGGGAAACGGTAAGAAAGTGCGTGGAGAAACCCTGTCTTCAAGTACCGATCGAAGAGATTCTGGTCGCATCGGGGTTTGGATCGAGTGTGAGCAGCGCAAACCCTCGTAATTCCATGTAA
- a CDS encoding c-type cytochrome, producing the protein MMDSITQKAGIAAVAAFGVVLVSSASYSIVSAQGLPEGFKKGDLAPEPSAEMIEAGKRVYFTKCVWCHGVDGAGDGPGADRLWPRPRNFNQGTFKIRHTASGELPLFDAKKPIPGQNDLFETVTHGLPGSAMPSWEGILTEEQRLQVLAFVTTQLVKDRKFTDKQSETQTVLQLAEIKAKPATDESKKRGGELVVEKKCVECHGMEGRGDGNAFNLKDDWGFSIQPADWHKCWNFRGSRQDPYNVGNIFRTFSTGVNGTPMPSFADNTTVDERWDIANFVNSLCERDALGNPLPIDPLTDKPKINFVVPSDLVEGEIPADMEHEAWKKAPKRYVAMGGQITHKPRNFVNRIDDIWVRSLYNDKSIAYLLEWDDRTKSVAEGKLPWAPTQVNIDIKEQDPKTGESESIAAHQNNYTVYNDAIAIETAVKWKELPAPIKPRYLFGTNDQFPVDIVKWEADGSLRAFKGTGWDKDFEERDNYEESMKLLKGEWKDGRWYVMIQRPLGNKKDQDYDEDTFFEMGQYIPTVFFAWDGHNGDAGRKMAVSAFFYTFMNPPIPRETYIYPAIIAVGVVLLEGWVLTRRANKKKGKTL; encoded by the coding sequence ATGATGGACAGCATAACTCAGAAGGCCGGAATTGCAGCGGTTGCTGCCTTCGGAGTCGTTCTGGTGTCTAGTGCAAGTTATTCAATTGTCTCGGCACAGGGGCTCCCAGAAGGTTTTAAGAAAGGGGACCTTGCACCTGAACCCTCCGCAGAAATGATTGAGGCGGGGAAACGTGTCTATTTTACCAAGTGCGTCTGGTGTCACGGGGTCGATGGTGCCGGTGACGGACCAGGAGCTGATCGTCTCTGGCCTCGTCCTCGAAACTTCAATCAAGGAACATTCAAGATTCGCCATACAGCGAGCGGTGAATTGCCGTTGTTCGATGCCAAAAAGCCGATCCCAGGTCAAAACGATCTCTTTGAGACGGTTACCCATGGGCTGCCCGGTTCCGCCATGCCATCCTGGGAAGGTATCCTGACCGAAGAACAGCGTCTTCAAGTCCTGGCTTTCGTCACAACCCAGCTGGTCAAGGATCGAAAATTTACGGATAAACAGTCGGAAACTCAAACAGTATTGCAGTTGGCTGAAATCAAGGCAAAACCCGCAACCGATGAAAGCAAGAAACGCGGTGGTGAATTAGTCGTCGAAAAGAAGTGCGTCGAATGCCACGGCATGGAAGGGCGTGGGGATGGGAATGCCTTTAATTTGAAGGACGACTGGGGTTTCTCGATTCAACCGGCCGATTGGCACAAGTGCTGGAACTTCCGCGGGAGCCGTCAAGATCCCTACAACGTGGGCAACATTTTCCGAACTTTTTCGACTGGTGTCAATGGTACTCCGATGCCATCGTTTGCGGATAACACGACGGTGGATGAACGGTGGGATATAGCCAATTTCGTTAACTCCTTGTGCGAGAGGGATGCCTTAGGCAATCCGCTTCCGATCGATCCATTGACGGATAAGCCGAAAATCAACTTCGTGGTCCCCTCCGATCTCGTTGAAGGTGAAATTCCTGCCGACATGGAACACGAGGCTTGGAAGAAAGCTCCGAAGCGATATGTGGCTATGGGTGGACAGATTACTCATAAACCCAGGAACTTCGTGAACCGGATCGACGATATCTGGGTGCGGTCACTCTACAATGATAAGTCGATCGCCTACCTTTTGGAGTGGGATGATAGGACAAAGAGCGTCGCAGAAGGAAAGCTTCCCTGGGCTCCGACTCAGGTCAACATCGATATTAAGGAGCAGGATCCAAAGACGGGTGAATCGGAATCCATAGCTGCTCACCAAAACAATTACACGGTATACAACGATGCGATAGCCATTGAGACAGCAGTAAAGTGGAAAGAGCTACCTGCGCCGATCAAGCCTCGCTACTTGTTTGGTACCAACGACCAATTCCCGGTTGATATCGTCAAGTGGGAGGCAGACGGATCCCTCCGCGCGTTCAAAGGCACTGGTTGGGATAAGGATTTCGAAGAACGTGATAATTACGAAGAAAGCATGAAGCTCTTGAAGGGCGAATGGAAGGACGGTCGTTGGTATGTCATGATCCAACGGCCGCTCGGCAATAAGAAGGATCAGGACTACGACGAGGATACATTCTTCGAGATGGGTCAGTACATTCCGACGGTGTTCTTTGCCTGGGATGGCCACAATGGCGATGCCGGACGAAAGATGGCGGTTTCCGCCTTTTTCTATACATTCATGAACCCGCCCATTCCTCGTGAAACGTACATCTACCCGGCGATTATTGCCGTTGGTGTGGTGCTGCTCGAAGGGTGGGTCCTGACTCGTCGCGCCAACAAGAAAAAGGGAAAGACTCTGTAA
- a CDS encoding cytochrome c — MKALMSLGALIGVAGLLLLGGMIFDVIPSNTVRLVEGYMPMQMLFEFACFVAGFAGLSYMMSAMGMALPRFWQGIGFWAFVLLYLKFRVYPPIPFSVRAMYGTVSLVAVFMWVSASEEDWKKFKQPIMNVLDAQTGMNRLLRYAYLVILPILIGGFSYNAMMPKSEEPIELRTVHPAPPASTKVHGKTYTLQTSQNPYRVNQEGKYDQEYTNANIVEQGMGRLMKPNANPWDDKNQGYLKYVREGGEIFFQNCHFCHGDNLNGRGLHAFAFNPIPANFTDPGTIAQLQETFIFWRVSKGGIGLPNEGFPWASVMPPWEQHLTVDEIWKVILFEYWHTGYYPRTWD, encoded by the coding sequence ATGAAAGCGTTAATGTCGCTTGGTGCTCTGATAGGAGTAGCGGGGCTTCTCCTGCTTGGAGGGATGATCTTCGATGTTATCCCCTCGAATACCGTACGTTTGGTCGAAGGCTATATGCCCATGCAAATGCTTTTTGAGTTTGCATGCTTCGTCGCGGGCTTTGCAGGGTTGAGCTATATGATGAGCGCTATGGGCATGGCGCTTCCTCGTTTTTGGCAAGGGATCGGCTTCTGGGCGTTCGTGTTACTGTATTTGAAATTCCGCGTCTATCCACCGATTCCCTTCAGCGTCCGCGCCATGTATGGCACAGTGTCTCTCGTCGCGGTCTTCATGTGGGTCTCGGCTAGTGAGGAAGATTGGAAGAAATTCAAGCAGCCTATCATGAACGTACTCGACGCGCAGACCGGGATGAACAGACTATTGCGTTATGCCTATCTTGTGATTCTACCCATCCTTATCGGCGGGTTTTCCTACAACGCGATGATGCCCAAATCAGAAGAACCGATCGAGTTACGAACGGTTCACCCAGCGCCTCCGGCCAGCACGAAGGTTCACGGCAAGACCTATACATTGCAGACTTCGCAGAATCCATACCGGGTGAATCAGGAAGGGAAATACGATCAGGAGTACACGAACGCCAATATTGTCGAGCAAGGTATGGGTCGGTTGATGAAACCGAACGCCAACCCATGGGATGACAAAAATCAGGGGTACTTGAAGTATGTACGTGAAGGTGGAGAGATATTCTTCCAAAACTGTCATTTCTGCCATGGAGATAATCTTAACGGCCGCGGACTGCATGCCTTCGCCTTCAACCCGATTCCTGCAAATTTCACCGATCCAGGTACAATCGCACAACTCCAAGAAACATTTATCTTTTGGCGTGTTTCTAAAGGCGGCATCGGGCTGCCGAATGAAGGATTTCCTTGGGCCTCGGTTATGCCCCCATGGGAACAACATTTAACGGTCGATGAAATCTGGAAGGTGATTTTGTTCGAATATTGGCATACAGGGTACTATCCACGGACCTGGGATTAG
- a CDS encoding c-type cytochrome: MGNLIAETLSASWMALAILAGLMVYFQMSIKDPAARKRAVFKTFIGIVSCFLLFMAIVNYKTNFYGESRLLPVSLVTITVTTFVMALYFTNLSAMLKVGGFMFFVAAFLSGYGNWLPQVEGGFPPKEEKLDFSSMTSQQLADEGEKIIFGGIGKNKEQGAIGKGQCPLCHAFHAGMLGERAPNLLGLPERSEKERLADPKYSKGNPSKREYEQKEAFPGSGTAENALEYIAESHACPSCYVVAGYGVKGTNDKQSPMPAIHKPPISLSLPELAAVDTWFYVREGRDAPSFEEIVKAYEKFIPEADRPKMAEDKPAGATSLMADGSEPVDQIFAKAQCVSCHTIPGIPGAMGTIGPKLEEGTSAPQRIKDPTYKGTAKSPAEYIMESIVDPSAYVVKPFPDNTMPKVFGQKLSAGALKKIVDYLSQVKTGAPPPKI, from the coding sequence TTGGGTAACCTGATTGCTGAAACGCTCTCGGCGAGTTGGATGGCTCTGGCTATCCTTGCAGGGCTGATGGTTTATTTTCAGATGTCTATCAAAGATCCTGCTGCCAGAAAACGCGCAGTGTTCAAGACGTTCATCGGAATCGTTTCATGCTTCCTCTTGTTCATGGCAATCGTCAATTACAAGACGAATTTTTATGGAGAAAGCCGGCTGCTGCCGGTCTCCCTCGTGACGATTACCGTGACGACCTTCGTCATGGCGCTCTACTTTACCAATCTCAGTGCAATGTTGAAGGTCGGCGGGTTTATGTTTTTCGTGGCTGCGTTCCTTTCTGGATACGGGAACTGGCTCCCGCAAGTTGAGGGAGGGTTTCCTCCCAAGGAAGAAAAATTGGATTTCAGCTCCATGACTTCCCAACAGTTGGCTGACGAAGGGGAAAAGATTATTTTTGGCGGGATTGGCAAGAATAAGGAACAGGGGGCTATCGGAAAAGGCCAATGTCCGCTTTGTCATGCCTTTCACGCCGGGATGTTGGGTGAACGAGCTCCAAATCTTTTAGGTCTTCCGGAGCGTTCCGAGAAAGAACGGTTGGCAGATCCTAAGTATTCCAAGGGCAATCCGTCGAAGCGTGAATATGAACAAAAGGAAGCGTTCCCAGGGTCTGGAACCGCTGAAAATGCTCTCGAGTATATTGCTGAATCGCATGCCTGTCCGAGCTGCTACGTTGTGGCGGGCTATGGAGTGAAGGGAACAAACGACAAGCAAAGTCCAATGCCGGCTATTCACAAGCCGCCTATCTCTCTCAGCCTTCCGGAGCTGGCAGCGGTAGACACGTGGTTCTATGTCCGTGAAGGACGCGATGCCCCCTCCTTTGAAGAGATCGTGAAGGCCTACGAGAAGTTTATTCCAGAAGCAGACCGTCCCAAGATGGCCGAAGACAAGCCTGCGGGAGCCACCTCGTTGATGGCCGATGGTTCAGAGCCTGTCGATCAGATTTTTGCTAAAGCACAATGTGTGTCCTGTCATACGATTCCAGGGATTCCAGGGGCAATGGGGACGATCGGTCCCAAACTTGAAGAAGGCACTAGTGCTCCACAGCGCATAAAGGACCCTACGTATAAAGGTACTGCAAAATCTCCTGCTGAATACATCATGGAGTCTATCGTGGATCCCAGTGCCTATGTCGTAAAACCATTCCCGGATAACACAATGCCGAAAGTCTTCGGACAGAAGCTGAGCGCCGGTGCATTGAAGAAAATTGTCGACTACTTATCGCAAGTCAAGACTGGAGCGCCACCACCGAAGATTTAA
- a CDS encoding cytochrome ubiquinol oxidase subunit I, translated as MGLLTGKRVFSIVALCMMVGLLLLPIVIALPSPAIGEEAPAGDAAKKDGDKVEKGRDVYYKTEGIVVGAPAPKTTDGPKDYPRYNFESRVLIWFANQQHLYYGSFVLAVPIFCMIIEFMGVVTKDKALAKRYDQLAYDFIKISLTAYSLTAILGGILIFTFLTLYPAFFGYLSSIFRPVMHIYALMFVAESGTLYIYYYGWDKMKEGFLKWIHLSMSVVLNIIGTLLMFLANSWIGFMMSPAGVDEQGRYLGNIWHVIHTALWNPLNLHRILGNMAFGGGVVAAYSAYKFLAAKTEEDRAHYDWMGYIAMALGVSFLIPLPFAGYWLMREVYAYRQQMGITLMGGLLAWLFIIQATMIGILFLSSNYYLWQAMGRMRGAEKYQRYIKYLVFLLICGFLVFITPHTMVMTPAELKAMGGQQHPVLGNFGVMSAKNGGINVMITTTVLSFVWYMRGNKVSTVSWAKFGNIFMGVFFACAYINIIWLAIYGYYIPANVRVGLSVPQVATTLSCLFFMFALNSVMMRGAKQMGPIEWGKISVRSQYALIMLATAFTWMMALMGYIRSSVRLFWHVNEIMRDNSPWAYTHTVGFAANMISFNVLFFWISILFVFWMGSLGAKKVPVEAKAGIPGSVPQPAASH; from the coding sequence ATGGGCCTTTTAACCGGCAAGCGCGTGTTTTCGATTGTGGCGCTCTGCATGATGGTCGGCCTCCTTCTACTCCCAATCGTCATAGCTCTGCCTTCGCCGGCTATCGGTGAAGAGGCTCCTGCTGGCGATGCGGCGAAGAAGGATGGAGATAAAGTTGAGAAGGGTCGGGATGTCTATTATAAGACGGAGGGTATCGTCGTCGGCGCTCCCGCTCCTAAGACCACGGATGGTCCCAAGGATTATCCGCGATACAACTTCGAAAGTCGTGTCTTGATCTGGTTTGCCAACCAACAGCATCTTTATTATGGGAGCTTCGTGTTGGCTGTGCCGATTTTTTGTATGATCATCGAGTTCATGGGCGTCGTAACCAAGGACAAGGCCCTTGCGAAGCGTTACGATCAACTGGCCTACGATTTTATCAAGATCAGTCTTACGGCTTATTCGCTCACGGCCATTCTTGGCGGAATCCTGATCTTTACCTTCCTGACTCTGTATCCGGCGTTCTTCGGGTATCTGTCCAGTATCTTCCGCCCAGTCATGCATATCTATGCATTGATGTTCGTGGCTGAGAGCGGGACCCTCTACATCTACTATTATGGCTGGGACAAGATGAAAGAGGGTTTCCTCAAGTGGATTCATCTGAGCATGTCTGTCGTCTTGAATATCATCGGCACACTGCTCATGTTCCTGGCGAATTCTTGGATTGGATTCATGATGTCGCCCGCCGGTGTCGACGAACAGGGTCGGTACCTGGGGAATATCTGGCATGTTATTCATACTGCCTTGTGGAATCCTCTCAACCTCCATCGCATTCTTGGCAACATGGCGTTCGGTGGAGGAGTCGTGGCCGCCTACTCCGCGTATAAGTTCCTGGCGGCGAAGACTGAGGAAGATCGCGCGCACTACGATTGGATGGGCTACATCGCAATGGCGCTTGGCGTGTCCTTCTTAATTCCGCTACCTTTTGCTGGCTACTGGCTCATGCGCGAAGTGTATGCGTATCGTCAGCAGATGGGAATCACTCTGATGGGCGGTTTGCTAGCCTGGCTTTTTATCATCCAGGCCACCATGATTGGAATTCTTTTCTTGAGTTCCAATTACTATCTTTGGCAAGCAATGGGCCGCATGCGTGGTGCCGAGAAGTATCAACGGTACATTAAATATCTTGTGTTTCTGCTCATCTGCGGATTCTTGGTTTTTATCACGCCCCACACCATGGTGATGACGCCGGCTGAATTGAAGGCCATGGGAGGACAGCAGCATCCGGTGTTGGGTAACTTTGGGGTCATGTCGGCGAAGAATGGCGGCATCAATGTGATGATTACGACCACAGTGTTGAGCTTCGTCTGGTACATGCGAGGCAATAAAGTCTCGACGGTATCATGGGCGAAGTTCGGGAACATCTTCATGGGAGTATTCTTTGCCTGCGCGTACATCAACATTATCTGGCTCGCAATTTACGGGTATTATATTCCTGCGAACGTGCGAGTTGGGTTGTCTGTCCCGCAAGTGGCGACAACGTTGTCCTGTCTCTTCTTTATGTTCGCGCTGAACAGTGTGATGATGAGAGGGGCTAAGCAAATGGGGCCGATTGAGTGGGGTAAGATTTCCGTCCGCTCACAGTATGCTCTCATCATGTTGGCGACGGCCTTCACCTGGATGATGGCATTAATGGGCTATATTCGCTCGTCCGTTCGCCTGTTCTGGCACGTCAATGAGATCATGCGGGATAACTCCCCTTGGGCCTATACTCATACGGTGGGATTCGCCGCGAACATGATTTCTTTCAATGTACTGTTTTTCTGGATCAGTATTCTTTTCGTCTTCTGGATGGGCAGCTTGGGGGCGAAGAAGGTTCCGGTGGAGGCCAAGGCCGGCATTCCAGGCAGCGTCCCGCAGCCGGCTGCTAGTCACTAG